One Mesorhizobium sp. L-2-11 genomic region harbors:
- a CDS encoding tripartite tricarboxylate transporter permease, producing MELLDNLALGFSTASSLANLGFCLIGVLLGTLIGVLPGIGATATIAMLLPITFQIGDPVSSLIMLAGIYYGAQYGGSTTAILINMPGESSSAVTAIDGYQMARNGRAGAALAIAAIGSFFAGTVSTFLVAVFAPPLTAIALEFGAAEYFSLMIVGLVSSVALAHGSIVKALAMVVLGLLLGLVGTDIYTGTPRFTLGIREYADGLNFVAVAVGVFGVAEILRNLENEHERSVMIRRVSGLMPTREDFRRMAAPIVRGTIIGSALGILPGGGAILAAFASYTVEKRISKNPGEFGKGAVEGVAGPESANNAGAQTSFIPMLTLGIPANPVMALMIGAMIIQGIVPGPNVATEQPALFWGIIASMWIGNLMLIILNLPLIGLWVKLLTIPYYVLFPIIMAFCSIGVYSVNTNIYDLYAVAFFGLLGYLLTKLRCEPAPLLLGFVLGPLLEENLRRAMILARGDPTTFVTRPISAGLLFIAFAVLVIVFLPAVKKKREEVFVEEN from the coding sequence ATGGAACTCCTCGACAATCTCGCGCTCGGTTTTTCGACGGCCTCGTCGCTGGCAAATCTCGGTTTCTGCCTGATCGGCGTCCTTCTCGGCACGCTGATCGGCGTTTTGCCCGGTATCGGCGCCACCGCCACCATCGCCATGCTGTTGCCGATCACCTTCCAGATCGGCGACCCGGTTTCCTCCCTTATCATGCTCGCCGGCATCTATTACGGCGCGCAATATGGCGGCTCGACCACCGCCATCCTCATCAACATGCCTGGCGAATCCTCGTCGGCCGTCACCGCCATCGACGGCTACCAGATGGCCAGGAACGGCCGCGCCGGGGCGGCACTCGCCATCGCGGCGATAGGCTCGTTCTTCGCCGGAACGGTGTCGACCTTCCTCGTGGCAGTTTTCGCTCCACCGCTGACGGCGATCGCGCTGGAATTCGGCGCGGCCGAGTATTTTTCGCTGATGATCGTCGGCCTTGTCTCGTCCGTCGCGCTCGCCCACGGCTCGATTGTCAAGGCGCTGGCGATGGTCGTGCTTGGGCTGCTGCTCGGCCTTGTCGGCACCGACATCTACACCGGCACGCCGCGCTTCACGCTCGGCATCCGCGAATATGCCGACGGGCTGAATTTCGTCGCGGTGGCGGTCGGCGTCTTCGGCGTCGCCGAGATCCTCCGCAACCTCGAAAACGAGCACGAGCGCTCGGTGATGATCCGAAGGGTCTCCGGCCTGATGCCGACCCGCGAAGACTTTCGCCGCATGGCGGCGCCCATCGTGCGCGGCACCATCATCGGTTCGGCGCTCGGCATCCTGCCGGGTGGCGGCGCGATCCTTGCAGCCTTCGCCTCCTACACGGTCGAAAAACGCATCTCGAAAAACCCCGGGGAATTCGGCAAGGGCGCCGTCGAAGGCGTCGCCGGACCGGAATCGGCCAACAATGCCGGTGCGCAGACCTCCTTCATCCCGATGCTGACGCTCGGCATTCCGGCCAACCCGGTGATGGCGCTGATGATCGGCGCGATGATCATCCAGGGCATCGTGCCCGGCCCCAATGTCGCGACCGAACAGCCGGCGCTGTTTTGGGGCATCATCGCCTCGATGTGGATCGGCAATCTGATGCTGATCATCTTGAACCTGCCGCTGATCGGGCTTTGGGTGAAACTGCTGACGATCCCCTATTACGTGCTCTTCCCAATCATCATGGCGTTCTGCTCGATCGGTGTTTACAGCGTCAACACCAACATCTACGACCTCTACGCCGTCGCCTTCTTCGGCTTGCTCGGCTATCTCCTGACCAAGCTGCGCTGCGAACCGGCGCCGCTGCTGCTCGGCTTCGTGCTCGGCCCGCTGCTCGAGGAAAACCTGCGCCGCGCCATGATTCTCGCGCGCGGCGACCCGACCACCTTCGTGACCAGGCCGATCAGCGCCGGTCTGCTGTTCATCGCGTTCGCCGTGCTCGTCATCGTCTTCCTGCCGGCGGTCAAGAAGAAGCGCGAAGAGGTGTTCGTGGAGGAGAATTAG
- a CDS encoding tripartite tricarboxylate transporter TctB family protein yields MKPFTIDTTNGICAALFIFLGGFFALQSLGLEIGTAFRMGPGYFPLVLAIVLILLGAVILIEAVRFESEPIGHVAWRGMLFILPAPIFFGLTVRGLGFLPSIFLTALIASFASGRMRPLTALVLSAGLTLFAFLVFSYALGLPFQRFGPWLQF; encoded by the coding sequence ATGAAACCTTTCACAATCGACACGACCAACGGCATATGCGCCGCGCTGTTCATCTTTCTCGGCGGATTTTTTGCGCTGCAGTCGCTCGGCCTCGAGATCGGCACCGCCTTCCGCATGGGACCGGGCTATTTCCCGCTGGTCCTGGCGATCGTGCTGATCCTGCTTGGCGCCGTCATCCTCATCGAAGCGGTGCGCTTCGAGAGCGAGCCGATCGGCCATGTAGCCTGGCGCGGCATGCTGTTCATCCTGCCTGCCCCGATCTTCTTCGGCCTGACCGTGCGCGGCCTCGGCTTCCTCCCCTCGATCTTCCTGACGGCGCTGATCGCATCGTTTGCCAGCGGTCGCATGAGGCCGCTGACCGCGCTCGTGCTCTCCGCCGGCCTGACGTTGTTCGCGTTCCTCGTCTTCAGCTATGCGCTCGGCCTGCCGTTCCAGCGCTTCGGCCCGTGGCTACAGTTTTGA
- a CDS encoding tripartite tricarboxylate transporter substrate-binding protein, whose amino-acid sequence MRKFAAALAAAATLYSFAAGAQTYPERTITVVVPFSAGGPTDTVTRLVAEAMSKDLGQQIIVENVGGAGGTLGAGRVAQADPDGYTLLLHHIGMATSATLYRKLAYDTLNSFEYVGLVTEVPMTIVGRKDLEPTDLKGLVDYAKANKDTVTVANAGIGAASHLCGMLFMSAIGTPLVTVPYKGTGPAMTDLLGGQVDIMCDQSTNTTKQIQGGTIKVYAVTSAERLDVLPDVPTTTEAGLPEVQVGIWHGLYAPKGTPAEVTERLSKSLQVALKDQNVVARFAELGTKPSSEADATPAALKAKLEGEIARWKPIIEAAGQYAD is encoded by the coding sequence ATGAGAAAATTCGCCGCCGCTCTGGCCGCCGCCGCTACGCTGTATTCGTTCGCCGCGGGCGCGCAAACCTATCCCGAACGCACCATCACCGTCGTGGTGCCGTTTTCGGCCGGCGGCCCGACCGACACGGTCACGCGCCTCGTCGCGGAAGCCATGTCGAAGGATCTCGGCCAGCAGATCATCGTCGAGAATGTCGGTGGCGCCGGCGGCACGCTGGGCGCCGGTCGCGTCGCGCAGGCCGATCCCGACGGCTATACGCTGCTCCTCCATCACATCGGCATGGCGACCAGCGCCACGCTGTACAGAAAGCTCGCATACGACACGCTGAACAGCTTCGAATATGTCGGTCTCGTCACCGAGGTGCCGATGACCATCGTCGGCCGCAAGGACCTCGAGCCGACCGACCTGAAAGGGCTGGTCGACTACGCCAAGGCCAACAAGGATACCGTCACCGTCGCCAATGCCGGCATAGGCGCGGCCTCGCATCTGTGCGGCATGCTGTTCATGAGCGCCATCGGCACGCCACTGGTCACCGTGCCCTACAAGGGCACCGGACCGGCGATGACCGACCTTCTCGGCGGCCAGGTCGACATCATGTGCGATCAGTCGACGAACACCACCAAGCAGATCCAGGGCGGCACGATCAAGGTCTACGCCGTCACCTCGGCTGAACGCCTCGATGTTCTGCCGGACGTCCCGACCACGACGGAAGCCGGTCTGCCGGAGGTGCAGGTCGGCATCTGGCACGGCCTCTACGCGCCCAAGGGCACGCCGGCCGAGGTCACCGAACGGCTGTCGAAGTCGCTTCAGGTCGCGCTGAAGGACCAGAATGTCGTCGCCCGCTTCGCCGAACTCGGCACCAAGCCGTCGTCTGAAGCTGACGCGACTCCGGCCGCGCTGAAGGCCAAGCTGGAAGGCGAGATCGCGCGCTGGAAGCCGATCATCGAAGCCGCCGGCCAATACGCCGACTGA
- a CDS encoding IS4 family transposase encodes MRFAPSIFGQLLEPIDRRQFQAIVDRHDGDAYDKSFRSWDHLVALIYAQFCGSSSLRGLEAGWNANSQHHYHLGSGPLMRSTLSDANRRRPVAIFAEAFGLVANLLDRQMRREGEAMLRLIDSTPIPLGKLCDWAKSNGRIRGMKVHVVYDPKTDCPRVLDITDANVNDAQVGRQITIEAGATYVFDKGYCHYGWWTAIAEAGSIFVTRPKSNMRLALLRDRPIAEPQGDGFLVVEDSEVSLVSKAACKLPMRLRRLRVQRETGDTITLLTNDLERSAVEIGRLYKGRWHIELLFRWIKQHLKIRKFLGNNGNAIRLQLFAAMIAFALLRIVARTRRVTIPILRFTELVAQYLFGRRKLHTIDKPPPVNPSRPRDRASPNQMAFIYE; translated from the coding sequence ATGCGCTTTGCACCTAGCATCTTCGGGCAGCTTCTTGAACCCATCGATCGGCGTCAATTCCAAGCAATTGTGGATCGCCACGACGGGGATGCGTACGACAAATCGTTCAGAAGCTGGGATCATCTGGTGGCGCTGATCTATGCCCAGTTCTGCGGCAGCAGCAGCTTGCGTGGCCTGGAAGCCGGCTGGAACGCCAACAGCCAGCATCATTATCACCTGGGCAGCGGTCCGTTGATGCGTTCGACCTTGTCGGATGCCAACAGACGGCGTCCGGTCGCCATCTTTGCCGAGGCGTTCGGTCTGGTGGCGAACCTGCTCGACAGGCAAATGCGGCGCGAGGGCGAAGCAATGCTGCGGCTGATCGACTCGACCCCCATTCCGCTCGGCAAACTGTGCGATTGGGCCAAGTCGAACGGGCGCATTCGCGGCATGAAGGTGCATGTCGTCTATGACCCGAAGACCGACTGTCCGCGCGTCCTCGACATCACCGACGCCAACGTCAACGACGCCCAGGTCGGTCGCCAGATCACGATCGAAGCTGGAGCGACCTACGTGTTCGACAAGGGCTACTGCCATTATGGCTGGTGGACGGCGATCGCCGAAGCCGGATCGATCTTCGTGACGCGGCCCAAATCCAACATGAGGCTGGCGCTGCTGCGTGATCGCCCTATAGCCGAGCCGCAGGGCGACGGCTTCCTGGTTGTGGAAGACAGTGAGGTAAGCTTGGTCAGCAAGGCTGCTTGCAAGCTGCCGATGCGGCTGCGTCGCCTGCGCGTTCAGCGCGAAACGGGCGACACCATCACGCTTTTGACCAACGATCTGGAGCGCTCTGCCGTCGAGATTGGACGGCTTTACAAAGGCCGCTGGCACATCGAGCTTCTGTTCCGATGGATCAAGCAGCACCTCAAGATCCGCAAGTTCCTCGGCAACAACGGCAATGCAATCCGCCTGCAACTCTTTGCCGCAATGATCGCCTTTGCGCTGCTGCGCATTGTCGCGCGCACCCGCCGCGTCACTATTCCTATCTTGAGGTTCACAGAACTGGTCGCTCAATACTTGTTCGGGCGGCGGAAACTGCACACCATCGATAAGCCGCCACCGGTCAATCCAAGCCGACCAAGGGACCGAGCCTCTCCCAATCAGATGGCCTTCATTTATGAATAA
- the uxuA gene encoding mannonate dehydratase gives MRNVWRWFGPVDKVTIADARQAGAQGIVTALHHVAHGAVWPPAEIERRQREVASLPDGSASELNWEIVESLPVSEAIKTQVGEWRSHLANYRTSLENLARAGISVICYNFMPVLDWTRTDLAWRLPHGGTTMRFDLIDFAVFDIHVLKRRAAPGDYTPEIAAEAERRYARMDDRARKILAKNVNSGLPGSTEDTSLDGLAAQLSNYDRIDATTLRRHFVDFLAEVVPTAERLGLRLCCHPDDPPFPLLGLPRIMSTEADYSYVLDAVDSPANGATLCTGSLGARPDNDLPGMIERMGPRIHFAHLRNVHKEAAGTPCSFHEDEHLAGDTNMVAVVAALLHEEARRKTEGRQDAVIPMRPDHGQDILDDLTRGAQPGYPAIGRLKGLAELRGVELAIRRSISA, from the coding sequence ATGAGAAATGTGTGGCGTTGGTTCGGCCCGGTCGACAAGGTGACGATTGCGGATGCGCGTCAAGCCGGGGCGCAAGGCATCGTCACGGCGCTTCACCACGTTGCTCACGGCGCCGTCTGGCCGCCCGCTGAAATCGAAAGGCGTCAGCGCGAAGTCGCGTCGTTGCCGGATGGAAGCGCAAGCGAACTGAACTGGGAGATTGTCGAAAGCCTGCCGGTTTCCGAAGCGATCAAGACGCAGGTCGGCGAATGGCGCAGCCATCTGGCCAACTACAGGACTTCGCTGGAAAACCTGGCGCGGGCCGGCATTTCGGTCATCTGCTACAATTTCATGCCGGTACTCGATTGGACCCGCACCGATCTTGCCTGGCGCCTGCCGCATGGCGGCACCACCATGCGCTTCGATCTGATCGACTTCGCCGTATTCGACATCCATGTCCTGAAACGCCGAGCGGCGCCCGGCGATTATACCCCGGAGATCGCCGCCGAGGCAGAGCGCCGATATGCGCGCATGGATGACCGTGCCCGGAAGATTCTGGCAAAAAACGTCAATTCCGGCCTGCCCGGCTCGACCGAAGACACGTCTCTCGACGGTCTCGCGGCTCAACTGTCAAATTATGACCGTATCGACGCAACAACCCTGCGCCGGCATTTCGTCGATTTCCTGGCGGAGGTCGTGCCCACGGCTGAGCGCCTCGGCCTGCGTCTCTGCTGCCACCCCGATGATCCGCCGTTTCCGCTGCTCGGCCTGCCGCGCATCATGTCGACCGAGGCCGACTACAGCTACGTTCTGGACGCAGTCGACAGCCCGGCCAACGGCGCGACGCTGTGCACCGGATCGCTCGGCGCAAGACCGGATAATGATCTGCCCGGCATGATCGAGCGGATGGGCCCAAGAATCCACTTTGCGCATCTGCGCAATGTGCACAAGGAAGCGGCCGGCACCCCCTGCTCGTTCCACGAGGACGAGCATCTTGCCGGCGACACCAACATGGTGGCAGTGGTGGCGGCGCTGCTCCACGAGGAAGCGCGGCGCAAGACCGAAGGTCGCCAGGACGCCGTCATCCCGATGCGCCCCGACCACGGCCAGGATATCCTCGACGACCTGACGCGCGGGGCGCAGCCCGGCTATCCGGCCATCGGTCGGCTCAAAGGATTGGCCGAGCTGCGTGGCGTCGAACTTGCGATTCGCAGGTCGATATCAGCTTAG
- a CDS encoding glycosyltransferase — protein sequence MAKRIVFHIASLRGGGAERVFVLMANELASRGHDVTLFTWNAEGPNAALRSPAVHLVDFDLPIRGEGYGKWETLKGIVRSARLFSRLAPHAVYSAPEFANLVVALALLLGRSRARFFPSFHAAASLPSSSLGARIAVWLSALVAARATKAIAVSAGVGRDIAARGFPQPKIVTINNPLPPVAALQQDPHAWQAQLATMGDGPVIATAGRLVPVKDHRTLLRAFAILRAGRRARLVIFGEGPLAAELRAYAEETGSGADVLFAGYVNDPAACYAAADMFVLSSTSEGFGNVLVEAMAAGVPVVSTDAPHGPREILGDGRFGALVPVGDAAAMAKAMADMLDHPTSAAILKSRAADFKVEKIGDLYEALL from the coding sequence ATGGCGAAGCGCATTGTCTTTCACATCGCCAGTCTCAGGGGCGGCGGCGCCGAGCGTGTCTTCGTCCTCATGGCAAACGAATTGGCATCGCGGGGGCACGATGTCACACTTTTTACCTGGAACGCGGAAGGACCCAACGCCGCGCTGCGCTCGCCTGCCGTGCATCTGGTCGATTTCGACCTTCCCATCCGGGGCGAAGGTTACGGCAAGTGGGAGACGCTGAAAGGCATCGTGCGAAGCGCACGTTTGTTCAGCCGCCTTGCTCCGCATGCGGTCTATAGTGCCCCGGAATTTGCCAATCTGGTCGTGGCGCTGGCGCTTCTCCTAGGGCGAAGCCGAGCGCGGTTCTTTCCAAGCTTCCACGCAGCCGCCTCACTGCCTTCCAGCAGTCTCGGCGCGAGAATAGCGGTCTGGCTTTCCGCGCTGGTTGCAGCGCGCGCAACCAAAGCCATCGCCGTCTCAGCGGGTGTCGGCCGCGACATTGCGGCCCGCGGCTTTCCACAACCCAAGATTGTCACAATCAACAATCCGCTGCCGCCGGTTGCCGCGCTCCAGCAGGATCCCCATGCATGGCAGGCACAGTTGGCGACGATGGGCGATGGCCCGGTCATCGCCACCGCCGGGCGCCTGGTGCCGGTCAAGGACCATCGGACCTTGCTGCGGGCTTTCGCTATCCTGCGCGCCGGCCGCCGCGCCAGGCTTGTCATCTTCGGCGAAGGTCCGCTGGCTGCCGAGCTGCGCGCCTATGCCGAGGAAACCGGTTCCGGCGCGGATGTGCTGTTTGCTGGCTATGTCAACGACCCGGCGGCCTGTTATGCCGCAGCCGATATGTTCGTGCTTTCCTCGACGAGCGAAGGCTTTGGCAATGTGTTGGTCGAGGCCATGGCTGCGGGCGTCCCGGTAGTCTCCACAGATGCGCCACATGGCCCGCGCGAGATTTTAGGTGATGGTCGTTTCGGCGCCCTGGTGCCGGTCGGCGATGCCGCGGCTATGGCAAAGGCGATGGCTGACATGCTGGACCACCCCACTTCTGCCGCCATCCTGAAAAGCCGGGCGGCGGATTTCAAAGTTGAAAAGATCGGCGATCTGTACGAAGCACTGCTCTGA
- a CDS encoding GumC family protein gives MARPPVTPPTPEPVPTVTLDKIGDFLELDFRRLFVWLRAGLVWALMLAVAGGVIGAAYGLLSKQRYTVTTEILINPANLQVVENDVYSQPGQVDSQILNARSKQRILTSGNVLARVVDELGLANDPEFFDPDQTASTSGAAASGGKSDPKLVAQKNLAQRVSVAADETSFVTTLAVSAETTGKAILISQAIVKAFQEELAKAEAAGAGRAAAALEGRLGQLKRDVQAAEEKVESYRRSHNLSASNGQLVSSQTMTQLNSEIGEVQSRVIAAQASYDALVASGVNGANPDPAVSAALSVLRDKANGLRQQIDSQSMTFGPRHPTIVRLRTEFETVSSQLRAEFSRTVGTAKANLDKANASLASLTARMNDLKNSVFSDSESQVALRELERDAASRRAVYESFLSRARQITEREQIDTTNVQVISTAVPPPGRSWPPRTPLTAGLGAFAGFALGMLLAIAMGIVRDMRKPPNRSGIGVSRA, from the coding sequence ATGGCACGCCCCCCTGTCACTCCGCCCACGCCCGAGCCTGTCCCGACGGTGACGCTCGACAAGATCGGCGATTTCCTCGAGCTCGATTTTCGACGCCTGTTTGTCTGGCTGCGTGCCGGGCTCGTCTGGGCATTGATGCTGGCAGTGGCCGGCGGCGTCATCGGCGCCGCCTACGGGTTGCTGAGCAAACAGCGTTATACCGTTACGACGGAAATCCTCATCAATCCTGCCAATTTGCAGGTCGTGGAAAACGATGTCTACTCGCAACCGGGCCAGGTCGACAGCCAGATACTGAACGCGCGCAGCAAGCAGCGCATCTTGACCTCCGGCAACGTGCTTGCACGTGTGGTGGACGAACTCGGTCTGGCCAACGATCCGGAGTTTTTCGATCCGGACCAGACCGCTTCCACCTCTGGTGCTGCAGCGAGTGGCGGCAAGTCCGATCCGAAGCTTGTCGCCCAAAAAAACCTGGCGCAGCGGGTCAGCGTCGCTGCAGATGAAACCTCGTTCGTCACAACCCTCGCGGTATCGGCAGAAACCACCGGCAAGGCGATCCTGATCTCGCAAGCCATCGTGAAGGCTTTCCAGGAAGAACTGGCCAAGGCCGAAGCTGCTGGTGCCGGCCGTGCCGCAGCTGCTCTTGAGGGCCGGCTCGGCCAACTCAAGCGCGACGTGCAGGCAGCCGAAGAAAAGGTCGAGAGCTACAGGCGCAGCCACAATTTGTCGGCCAGCAATGGCCAGCTTGTCAGTTCGCAGACGATGACGCAGCTCAATAGCGAAATTGGCGAGGTGCAATCGCGCGTCATCGCTGCGCAGGCAAGTTACGACGCCCTGGTTGCTTCCGGCGTCAATGGGGCCAATCCTGACCCCGCGGTTTCGGCAGCACTTTCAGTATTGCGCGACAAGGCGAATGGCCTGCGGCAGCAGATCGATTCGCAGTCCATGACCTTTGGTCCGCGCCACCCGACGATCGTCCGGCTTAGGACAGAATTCGAAACCGTCAGTTCTCAACTCAGGGCAGAGTTCTCCCGCACGGTCGGCACGGCAAAAGCCAACCTGGACAAGGCCAACGCTTCGCTGGCCTCTCTCACCGCCAGGATGAACGATCTGAAGAACAGCGTTTTCAGCGACAGCGAGTCCCAGGTCGCCCTGCGTGAGCTTGAACGCGACGCCGCTTCGAGAAGGGCGGTCTATGAAAGCTTCCTGTCTCGCGCCCGCCAAATCACCGAGCGCGAGCAGATCGACACCACAAATGTGCAGGTGATTTCCACCGCCGTGCCGCCACCGGGGCGCTCGTGGCCGCCCCGCACCCCTCTGACGGCAGGCCTGGGAGCTTTCGCCGGCTTTGCTCTGGGCATGCTGCTGGCCATAGCCATGGGCATTGTTCGCGACATGCGCAAGCCGCCGAACCGATCAGGCATCGGCGTCAGCCGAGCCTGA
- a CDS encoding VpsF family polysaccharide biosynthesis protein (VpsF, distantly related to oligosaccharide ligases, is encoded next to the probable flippase VpsE.) has protein sequence MSYPAAASERSSQARRQNALSLLFFLCAALAFLLRFTVSPQIMNMVVDYTADGGSFYEKLHVGTYAIFLLLPIVLFSRPFLLQGDEIGIFKALLLYSAVIFALVPYLFITGRAGSSGFIIDTYLVAGAAGLLMLALNAQVRRALGDLVLGMVILSAVMGTIEAVTQHRFLPYGLNELQFRPIGLSAHPLALGALCATAIGFVPLTNWRIWVRVLAIFVLLVGCAASGARAALLLAAAETLILLMFVPWPRLSLKHQRQAKSVVLLFAVAGGAVLVAILFSGGLLNRFGNTIFDENFMARVTIYQVFGLVSWKDILFGMNVDDLLAIVNEKLHLPYIESAPVVIIMLFGMPIAALFIVLVFWFIFRLLRGAPLPAWIGTMTFLLAALSNNALSSKSPEITIIVVLLLAYRNAPFRSRPKSILSATSASEPTLDRPG, from the coding sequence ATGAGCTATCCAGCTGCCGCATCGGAACGATCCAGCCAGGCGCGCCGTCAGAACGCGCTGTCGCTGCTGTTTTTCCTGTGCGCTGCGTTGGCGTTCCTGCTCCGCTTCACGGTCTCGCCGCAGATCATGAACATGGTCGTCGACTATACCGCCGACGGCGGTTCATTCTACGAGAAACTGCATGTCGGCACCTATGCTATCTTTCTGCTGCTCCCTATCGTTCTTTTCAGCCGACCGTTTCTGCTGCAGGGCGACGAAATCGGAATCTTCAAGGCTTTGCTGCTCTATTCTGCGGTGATTTTCGCGCTGGTGCCGTATCTGTTCATCACCGGCCGTGCCGGCTCCTCCGGGTTTATCATCGATACCTATCTGGTGGCGGGCGCCGCAGGCCTGTTGATGCTGGCCCTGAACGCGCAAGTGCGGCGTGCCTTGGGCGACCTCGTGCTTGGGATGGTGATCCTCAGCGCGGTGATGGGCACGATCGAAGCAGTGACTCAACATCGATTTCTGCCCTACGGTCTCAACGAACTGCAGTTCAGGCCGATCGGGCTATCGGCGCACCCGCTGGCCCTGGGCGCGCTCTGCGCCACAGCCATCGGGTTCGTACCGCTGACGAACTGGCGCATATGGGTGCGGGTGCTGGCGATCTTCGTATTGCTCGTCGGCTGTGCTGCATCAGGCGCGCGCGCCGCCCTGTTGCTCGCTGCCGCAGAAACCCTCATTCTGCTGATGTTCGTGCCTTGGCCGCGCCTGTCCCTCAAGCATCAGCGCCAGGCCAAGTCTGTCGTGCTGCTGTTCGCCGTGGCGGGCGGCGCAGTGCTGGTGGCCATACTGTTTTCGGGCGGGCTGCTGAACCGATTCGGCAACACGATCTTTGACGAGAATTTCATGGCGCGGGTGACGATCTACCAGGTGTTCGGACTTGTCAGCTGGAAAGACATCCTGTTCGGCATGAACGTCGACGACCTTCTGGCGATCGTCAACGAGAAGTTGCATCTGCCCTACATCGAGAGCGCGCCGGTGGTCATCATCATGCTCTTCGGCATGCCGATCGCCGCGCTCTTTATCGTGCTGGTATTCTGGTTCATTTTCCGGTTGCTGCGCGGGGCGCCGCTGCCGGCATGGATCGGCACCATGACTTTCCTGCTTGCTGCGCTGTCGAACAACGCGCTCTCGTCAAAATCGCCTGAGATCACCATTATCGTGGTGCTGCTGCTTGCCTATAGGAACGCACCGTTTCGAAGCCGGCCGAAGAGCATTCTGTCGGCCACTTCTGCATCCGAGCCGACACTGGATCGGCCTGGTTAG
- a CDS encoding glucosamine inositolphosphorylceramide transferase family protein, translated as MRLSAAGHVVSSSRAPTPAPIARGLDSVLAIESRRFGPSLASRSAPLPSGGSGPADLIIDLTGTFARRGAPVLTLEFCGRSTFPAGVAEMLASGRLPELAVRLDGVTVARGRPMLGDRLWLSRSCNALLAGAISLVAQSVARFAAGELAPIADSPAPMLRNGSFVRHYLPFFCSGLVDRAVQKLRLGRRPFYWQVAYRLIDGPGVAETGQLDGKPFTVLSDDGQRFYADPFVLERDGRHYLFVEEFPYASGRGVISVAELGDDGSFGVPRVVLEETHHLSYPQVFAHAGEIFMIPESAAARELVLYRAAQFPDRWVRDTVLLTDKDFNDATLLESAGRFWLLGTERFGYGSASDTMAVYSAPSLRGPWVAHKLNPIAVDHSAARPGGAFIRHDDALVLPVQNGSRAYGGGLGLMRLERLDDFDVRFAPPRPIGPGPAWARAGIHTLNRAGNLEVVDSAG; from the coding sequence GTGCGGTTGAGCGCAGCCGGTCACGTGGTGTCGAGTTCCCGCGCGCCGACGCCTGCGCCGATCGCACGCGGACTGGATAGTGTGCTGGCGATCGAGAGCCGGCGCTTCGGCCCCTCATTGGCAAGCCGCTCCGCACCGTTGCCGTCTGGCGGTTCTGGTCCGGCCGACCTCATCATCGATCTCACCGGTACTTTCGCGCGACGTGGCGCGCCGGTTCTGACGCTCGAATTTTGCGGCCGCAGCACCTTCCCCGCCGGTGTGGCCGAGATGCTGGCGAGCGGGCGGTTGCCCGAACTTGCCGTTCGCCTCGACGGCGTCACAGTCGCCCGCGGCCGACCGATGCTCGGCGACCGGCTCTGGCTGTCTCGCAGCTGCAACGCCCTGCTCGCTGGGGCCATCTCGCTGGTTGCGCAAAGCGTCGCCCGGTTTGCCGCGGGCGAACTTGCGCCAATAGCCGATAGCCCGGCTCCGATGCTGAGGAACGGCAGTTTTGTCCGGCACTATCTGCCCTTTTTCTGCAGCGGATTGGTCGATCGCGCCGTGCAAAAGCTCAGGCTTGGACGGCGTCCCTTCTATTGGCAGGTTGCCTATCGGCTGATCGACGGGCCAGGTGTCGCCGAAACCGGACAGCTTGACGGTAAGCCGTTCACCGTCCTGTCGGACGATGGCCAGCGATTCTATGCCGATCCATTCGTCCTCGAGCGGGATGGCCGCCACTATCTGTTTGTCGAGGAATTTCCCTACGCTTCCGGTCGCGGCGTGATTTCTGTCGCCGAATTGGGCGACGACGGCAGCTTCGGCGTGCCGAGGGTGGTGCTGGAGGAAACCCACCATTTGTCGTATCCGCAGGTGTTCGCTCACGCCGGCGAGATTTTCATGATTCCTGAAAGTGCGGCGGCGCGCGAGCTTGTGCTCTACCGCGCTGCGCAGTTTCCAGATCGCTGGGTACGCGATACCGTGCTGTTGACGGACAAGGATTTCAATGACGCCACGCTGCTCGAATCGGCCGGCCGCTTCTGGCTATTGGGGACGGAGCGGTTCGGTTATGGCAGCGCGTCGGATACGATGGCGGTCTATTCCGCACCCTCGCTGCGCGGGCCGTGGGTCGCGCACAAGCTCAATCCCATCGCCGTCGATCACTCCGCTGCTCGCCCCGGCGGCGCCTTTATCCGCCACGATGACGCCCTGGTGCTGCCGGTGCAAAACGGCTCGAGAGCCTATGGCGGCGGTCTCGGGTTGATGCGCCTGGAACGGCTTGACGATTTCGACGTCCGTTTTGCGCCGCCCCGCCCGATCGGGCCGGGACCGGCATGGGCCCGCGCGGGCATTCACACGCTCAACCGCGCAGGCAATCTCGAGGTTGTGGATAGCGCCGGCTGA